Proteins encoded within one genomic window of Companilactobacillus zhachilii:
- a CDS encoding universal stress protein codes for MEQDYKRILVPVDGSNEAEMAFKKAVTVAKMNGGHIDVLTVLDTKQFIGLHGGMLNGDVIYQLSEDAQKYLNELKDSAVKDGFEEDDIDIHVRFGEPKTVISQEFIDEYKNDLIMIGSTGMNAVTRLLVGSVSEYVTRNARTDVIIVRTDVDNKKLVDKKHKK; via the coding sequence ATGGAACAAGATTATAAGAGAATTTTGGTTCCGGTAGATGGATCAAATGAAGCAGAAATGGCTTTTAAGAAAGCCGTAACAGTTGCCAAGATGAACGGTGGACACATCGACGTTTTGACAGTGCTAGATACCAAACAATTCATCGGTTTACATGGTGGAATGCTTAATGGGGACGTTATTTACCAACTATCCGAAGATGCTCAAAAATATCTTAATGAATTAAAAGATAGTGCGGTTAAAGACGGATTCGAGGAAGACGACATCGACATCCACGTTCGTTTTGGTGAACCAAAGACAGTTATCTCACAAGAGTTCATTGACGAATATAAGAACGATTTGATTATGATTGGATCAACCGGAATGAACGCCGTAACACGTTTGTTAGTAGGTTCAGTTTCAGAATACGTTACAAGAAATGCTAGAACTGACGTTATTATTGTTAGAACTGATGTTGATAATAAGAAATTGGTTGATAAGAAGCACAAAAAATAG
- a CDS encoding DNA-3-methyladenine glycosylase I encodes MRCEWANSSKEMQAYHDNEWGKPSHDERYFFEMLTLEGAQAGLSWATIIKRRQTYRQAYDNFEIDKVAAFDQSKRDDLLQDKGIIRNHLKVDSSISNAKLIQSMHDNNKKFSDYIWKFVDNKPIINHYSDMEEMPAQTELSQMISKDLKKKGFRFVGPTIIYSFLQAVGVINDHLDNCDFK; translated from the coding sequence ATGAGATGCGAATGGGCCAACAGTTCCAAAGAAATGCAAGCATACCACGATAATGAATGGGGCAAGCCCAGCCATGACGAACGTTATTTTTTTGAAATGTTAACTTTAGAAGGTGCCCAAGCAGGTTTATCATGGGCAACAATTATCAAGCGCCGTCAAACATATCGACAAGCATACGATAACTTTGAAATTGATAAAGTAGCCGCTTTTGACCAATCAAAACGTGACGATTTATTACAGGACAAAGGAATTATCCGGAATCACTTAAAGGTAGACTCATCAATAAGCAATGCCAAACTCATTCAATCAATGCATGATAATAATAAAAAATTTTCCGATTATATCTGGAAATTTGTTGATAATAAACCAATAATTAATCATTATAGTGATATGGAAGAAATGCCTGCCCAAACAGAGTTATCACAAATGATCAGTAAGGATTTAAAGAAAAAAGGGTTTCGATTTGTTGGACCAACGATAATTTATTCATTCTTACAAGCTGTCGGTGTGATCAATGATCATTTAGATAACTGTGATTTCAAGTGA
- a CDS encoding ATP-binding cassette domain-containing protein — protein MKLISVNDLSLQDNGYFAFKHVAFSLSQNEIIGINGDNGSGKTTLLEAIANHQTPDSGEIEYTPGVRIGYMPQVNPQVIDQSVLKYLESIRRLSKDLAVRPEQMQGMITFLGMSPYLDQPVRQLSVGLQRRVDFLAAVVGHPNVLLLDEPFIFQTTKTVKSMLSLIQDLKDNGSGVVIAGTHFDGMINHYLDNGYFLKDNRLEKIASTTNKEVKVELIFSVHPNSVAVTSDIERYITSNLNNVVTLTLPVSLKNAMVEKMTRLNYQLEGEKRSEN, from the coding sequence ATGAAATTAATATCAGTCAATGATTTATCATTGCAAGACAACGGCTACTTTGCATTCAAGCATGTAGCTTTTTCTTTATCCCAAAATGAGATTATCGGTATCAATGGCGACAATGGTAGTGGTAAGACAACACTTTTGGAAGCAATTGCTAATCATCAGACACCAGATAGTGGGGAAATTGAGTATACACCAGGCGTTCGAATTGGCTATATGCCACAAGTTAATCCACAAGTAATCGACCAGTCGGTGCTGAAATATTTAGAAAGCATTCGACGTTTGTCGAAAGATTTAGCTGTCAGACCAGAACAAATGCAAGGGATGATTACCTTTTTAGGAATGAGTCCTTATTTGGATCAACCAGTGCGGCAGTTATCAGTCGGATTACAAAGACGAGTGGACTTTTTAGCTGCGGTGGTAGGACATCCGAATGTGTTGTTATTAGATGAGCCATTTATTTTTCAAACGACTAAAACAGTAAAAAGTATGTTGAGTTTGATACAAGACTTGAAGGATAACGGTTCAGGAGTAGTGATTGCGGGGACTCATTTTGATGGGATGATTAATCATTATTTAGATAATGGTTATTTTTTGAAGGACAACCGGCTTGAAAAAATTGCTTCAACAACCAATAAAGAAGTTAAAGTTGAATTGATCTTCAGCGTGCATCCCAATTCAGTGGCGGTAACATCGGATATTGAGAGATATATCACTTCCAATCTCAATAACGTTGTTACGTTGACTTTGCCAGTGTCGTTGAAGAATGCCATGGTTGAAAAAATGACCCGACTCAATTATCAATTGGAAGGGGAAAAGCGTAGTGAAAATTAG
- a CDS encoding GNAT family N-acetyltransferase has translation MSNIYLRQANIDDLPRIIEIIDSAKKTLRDRGVDQWQSGYPDNEILKQDIEEDISYVLILNGEVVGAAALQQGYDQNYQNMTSGTWDSESDVTYSVIHRIAIEADHQGEHLSAALIQQLLTMSHYLGYQDVRIDTHPDNHVMQHIILSNGFEEKGTITMDEDHGVRKAYQILLK, from the coding sequence ATGAGTAATATTTATTTACGTCAAGCAAATATTGACGATTTGCCAAGAATTATTGAAATTATTGATAGTGCGAAGAAAACCTTAAGGGACCGTGGCGTTGACCAATGGCAAAGCGGCTACCCGGATAATGAAATTTTGAAACAAGATATTGAAGAAGATATAAGTTATGTTTTAATACTAAATGGTGAGGTCGTTGGAGCAGCTGCATTGCAACAAGGCTATGATCAGAACTATCAAAACATGACATCAGGTACATGGGATAGTGAATCAGATGTCACTTATTCTGTGATTCATCGGATTGCGATTGAAGCTGACCATCAAGGCGAACACCTTAGTGCGGCTTTGATTCAACAATTACTTACTATGTCACATTATTTGGGCTATCAAGATGTCAGAATTGATACGCATCCTGATAACCACGTAATGCAACACATCATTTTGAGTAATGGCTTTGAAGAAAAGGGTACCATTACAATGGATGAAGATCATGGGGTCAGAAAGGCTTACCAAATTCTTTTGAAATAA
- a CDS encoding metallophosphoesterase family protein, whose translation MKIKNIARRVLSPRPSEFISTQTDNFLRRLKPRPFVVDYIEGVYKNNVLPHVNDDTVTISVLTDTHAKAVVSSSYYGINGMRHIIEANKVSDDVGVDLNVHLGDLMDGSDKPEISRGILRFAVESYRSSKAPFFIIEGNHDENDKYDEHRFFKTASFHRDDYDSLVTKYDFEQPEILRLNPVSKVGWYDKGDVRVIFIDTSDIPYILSNGSKKYDFKKVRGVREQQLEDLTTVLERTVDKHVVVMGHANIVSPSGRSALNFNGDLVQQLLVAFNNKASGQLKNELTGDFGVNIRYDFSSTGISKVTTYLCGHMHYEKNYKVSEINHIILNCSALMGKKHGLTTDYNKKWDRRYNEVSELAGYFINIDPNKLRLQIFGYGAATRYVSFEI comes from the coding sequence TTGAAAATCAAAAATATTGCAAGAAGGGTGCTTTCACCTAGACCTTCAGAATTTATTTCAACTCAAACAGATAACTTTTTGAGAAGATTAAAGCCGAGACCTTTTGTTGTTGATTATATTGAAGGTGTTTATAAGAATAATGTCTTACCGCACGTCAATGATGATACAGTGACAATTTCTGTTCTAACTGATACTCACGCTAAGGCTGTTGTCAGTTCTTCCTATTATGGAATCAACGGCATGCGGCATATCATTGAGGCCAATAAAGTCAGCGATGACGTTGGGGTTGACCTGAATGTTCATTTAGGCGATCTGATGGATGGTAGTGATAAACCTGAGATTAGTCGTGGTATTTTGAGATTTGCGGTTGAGAGTTATCGCTCCAGCAAAGCTCCATTCTTCATTATTGAGGGAAATCACGATGAGAATGATAAATACGACGAACATCGCTTCTTTAAAACTGCATCATTTCATCGAGATGATTACGATTCACTAGTAACTAAATATGACTTTGAGCAACCAGAGATTCTTCGTTTGAATCCTGTTTCAAAAGTTGGTTGGTATGATAAGGGTGACGTTCGTGTTATCTTTATTGATACTAGTGATATTCCTTATATTCTTAGTAACGGTTCTAAGAAATATGACTTCAAGAAGGTTCGTGGGGTCAGAGAGCAACAACTAGAGGATTTAACTACCGTTTTAGAGCGGACTGTCGATAAGCATGTGGTTGTAATGGGCCATGCAAATATTGTTAGTCCAAGTGGACGCAGTGCGTTAAACTTTAACGGTGATCTAGTGCAACAATTGTTGGTCGCATTTAACAATAAAGCTTCAGGACAATTGAAAAATGAATTAACTGGAGATTTTGGAGTTAATATCCGCTATGATTTCTCGTCTACCGGCATTTCGAAGGTGACAACTTATCTTTGTGGACACATGCATTACGAAAAAAACTACAAAGTTTCTGAAATTAATCATATAATATTAAATTGTTCGGCCCTTATGGGGAAGAAGCACGGTTTAACGACTGATTACAATAAAAAATGGGACAGACGATATAATGAAGTTTCCGAATTAGCCGGATATTTCATTAATATCGACCCGAATAAACTACGCTTACAGATATTTGGTTACGGAGCCGCAACAAGGTATGTAAGTTTTGAAATATAA
- the asnB gene encoding asparagine synthase (glutamine-hydrolyzing): MCGIVGFVDKNIADKKPVIEAMMETIKHRGPNSSGELFEGDAALGFRRLSIIDINSGMQPIYNEDRSKAIIFNGEIYNYQDIRKDLKKDGHIFTTDTDTEVLLHGFEEWGIEGLLKKVRGMFAFVIYDLKTGDMTGARDFFGIKPLYYYNREGTFIFGSEIKAFLKEPNFKMELNKAALKPYLTFQYSAMNETFFKNVFKIPEGHYFTYKNGKLSIKKYWDMEFKENNLSFEETVKRIDKSLRDSVEEHSISDVPVGSLLSSGVDSSYVTAILKPQHTYSIDFDTSTYEEGTAAKLLADKLGLENTRGIVTKEEAIKSLPLIQYYMDEPDANPSSVPLYFLTKLASRDVTVILSGEGADELFAGYANYGFHSHSKTIRVVAEELKKLPKGVKYKLAHGLKKMPNFPGRLHLYESTAKAEEFFIGQAKVFTEKEAAALVKPEFEKSRSVHDIVMKSYNKVRDYKDEVKKMQYLDLHQFMAGDIILKADRMSMANSMELRVPFLDKEVAKVAAGVPTKYLLNSKDSKYALRVAAERALPSEWAKREKLGFPVPIRDWIRTKEVYEDFRKLFSADFAAEFFDQDAILKMLDGCYRGENDDRRKVWTIYSFLIWYKVFFIDGGKKPDVDPQVLVPGDEK; encoded by the coding sequence ATGTGTGGAATTGTCGGATTCGTAGATAAAAATATTGCAGACAAAAAGCCTGTAATTGAAGCGATGATGGAAACAATCAAGCATCGTGGACCAAACAGTTCTGGTGAACTATTTGAAGGTGACGCTGCATTAGGTTTTCGCCGTTTGAGTATTATTGATATCAACAGTGGTATGCAACCTATTTATAATGAAGATCGCTCAAAAGCCATTATTTTCAATGGTGAAATTTACAACTATCAAGATATTAGAAAAGATTTGAAAAAAGACGGACATATTTTCACAACCGATACTGATACTGAAGTTCTTTTGCATGGTTTTGAAGAATGGGGTATCGAAGGTTTATTGAAGAAAGTTCGCGGAATGTTTGCATTCGTTATTTATGATCTTAAAACTGGTGATATGACAGGTGCGAGAGATTTCTTTGGTATCAAACCTTTATATTACTATAATCGTGAAGGTACATTTATTTTTGGTTCAGAAATCAAAGCATTTTTGAAAGAACCAAACTTCAAGATGGAACTAAATAAAGCTGCTTTGAAGCCATATTTGACTTTCCAATATTCAGCTATGAATGAAACATTTTTCAAGAATGTTTTCAAGATTCCAGAAGGCCACTACTTTACATACAAGAACGGTAAGTTAAGTATCAAGAAGTATTGGGACATGGAATTCAAAGAAAATAACTTGTCATTTGAAGAAACAGTTAAACGTATCGACAAGTCATTACGTGACTCTGTTGAAGAACATTCAATCAGTGATGTGCCAGTTGGTTCATTACTATCAAGTGGTGTTGATTCAAGTTACGTTACAGCTATTTTGAAACCACAACATACGTACTCAATCGATTTTGATACAAGTACTTATGAAGAAGGTACCGCTGCTAAGTTACTAGCTGATAAATTAGGTCTTGAAAATACCCGTGGTATCGTAACAAAAGAAGAGGCCATCAAGTCACTTCCTTTGATTCAATACTATATGGATGAACCAGATGCTAACCCTTCATCCGTTCCGTTGTATTTCTTAACAAAATTAGCTAGTCGAGACGTTACCGTTATCCTTTCAGGTGAAGGTGCCGATGAATTATTTGCCGGTTACGCTAACTATGGTTTCCATTCACATTCAAAAACAATTCGTGTAGTTGCTGAAGAATTGAAGAAACTACCTAAGGGTGTTAAATACAAGTTAGCTCATGGCTTGAAGAAGATGCCTAATTTCCCAGGAAGATTGCATTTGTACGAATCAACAGCTAAGGCTGAAGAGTTCTTTATCGGACAAGCTAAGGTCTTCACTGAAAAAGAAGCCGCTGCTTTAGTTAAGCCAGAATTTGAAAAATCACGTTCCGTTCATGACATTGTTATGAAGAGTTATAACAAGGTTCGTGACTACAAGGATGAAGTTAAGAAGATGCAATATCTTGACCTTCACCAATTCATGGCTGGCGATATCATTCTAAAGGCTGACCGTATGAGTATGGCCAACTCAATGGAATTACGTGTTCCGTTCCTAGATAAAGAAGTTGCCAAAGTCGCTGCCGGCGTACCTACAAAGTATCTTTTGAACAGTAAAGATAGTAAGTATGCTTTGCGTGTTGCTGCTGAACGTGCACTTCCTTCAGAATGGGCTAAACGTGAAAAACTAGGCTTCCCAGTGCCAATCCGTGATTGGATCAGAACTAAGGAAGTTTATGAAGATTTCCGCAAGTTGTTCAGTGCTGACTTTGCGGCTGAATTCTTTGACCAAGATGCAATTTTGAAGATGCTTGATGGATGTTATCGTGGTGAAAACGATGATCGTCGTAAAGTATGGACAATTTATTCATTCTTGATTTGGTATAAAGTATTCTTTATTGATGGTGGTAAGAAGCCAGATGTTGATCCACAAGTACTTGTACCTGGGGATGAAAAATAA
- a CDS encoding BspA family leucine-rich repeat surface protein, whose amino-acid sequence MRFNQLKRDPNTVIRKKLYKKGKSWVVASSLAFASSLIFLGASGISIQADVVNSDVQVQSVVDVDDVQQKEATPKEDSETAVIPSSSSIDEPQDTDEQVSDVVSSNDSADEDRPPIEKTDTNIEDSSVGNETQQTIIKDYNPGAKFVDNTDGYYKSGTDYTIPDEQIPDRIHQEGIFQSGMDGTAPYFITNEKNLYFLNGTLDATYTRNLIGDSDFMKEHVLNIDTSLVKHVYFPKNSDYMFSQLGSEGFFGMVAEYAPKLNLSGADTSNVTSMNSLFSGAYLSSLDLSSFDTSNVTDMSNMFGGMTVPKLDFSSFDTSNVTDMSYMFNDTAIPVLDLSGFNTISVKNMSNMFSSINDQNAISGLPVTSLDLSSFNTSNVTNMSNMFSSSVFSTLNLKSFDTSQVTDMSNMFSQAAIPILDLSGFDTSNVQTMQSMFSELNTVQNGSDGKFVYSPAILNVSNFNGDGLSDSNAINSMFSSARVKDINMPDFRIKSEKVTSANAMFRGITADTVSIPNLEGANIENWFQTFLGARINKLNISNWNTLNNSNINIFESAVIKQITLGPTNKFAKDTNLAFKYDDEGQAYPDESDQWISIGENGVIDSSSITFYARPSSDNNGMGFYYDGSGQTGVKTFVPDVDIIGKVTLNVPTTVDGKADVDVIYPDLYGKVGIPITLDVPEKEGYQADKKTITATVTDNGITTDDVINYTKIPTGSSGTSQNIFISERPQTSSFQRISIYPDQGNVTLYKQEGQKFVPITNRELAAGSGWYYDKVAHVGSENSSMKYYRVSTNEWVRANQAYLYQPNKVIIRTKAGAPKQLIHAEGTLVTNRMISSNSDWYSDLIGNLGEGQYYRVATNEFVNKADVTVIRNA is encoded by the coding sequence ATGAGATTTAATCAATTGAAAAGAGACCCTAACACGGTTATCAGAAAAAAACTTTATAAGAAAGGTAAGAGTTGGGTAGTCGCTTCATCTTTGGCGTTTGCTAGTAGCTTGATTTTTTTAGGAGCTAGTGGGATTTCAATACAAGCAGATGTAGTTAATTCAGATGTACAAGTGCAATCTGTTGTAGATGTTGATGATGTTCAACAGAAAGAAGCTACTCCAAAAGAAGACAGTGAAACTGCGGTAATACCATCAAGTTCTTCAATAGATGAACCCCAAGATACAGATGAGCAAGTATCTGATGTAGTATCTTCAAACGATTCAGCAGATGAAGACCGACCACCAATTGAAAAGACAGATACCAATATTGAAGATTCTTCAGTTGGCAATGAAACGCAACAAACAATAATAAAAGATTATAATCCAGGTGCAAAATTTGTTGATAATACAGATGGATATTACAAGTCTGGAACAGACTATACGATTCCTGATGAGCAAATTCCTGATAGAATTCATCAAGAAGGTATTTTTCAAAGTGGAATGGATGGAACTGCACCTTACTTTATAACTAATGAAAAAAATCTTTATTTTCTTAATGGGACATTGGATGCCACTTATACTAGAAATTTGATTGGTGATTCTGATTTTATGAAAGAGCATGTTCTTAATATTGATACGTCTTTAGTAAAGCATGTATATTTTCCTAAAAATTCAGATTACATGTTTTCCCAACTTGGAAGCGAGGGCTTTTTTGGGATGGTCGCAGAATATGCTCCGAAATTGAATCTTTCTGGGGCTGATACAAGTAATGTGACTAGTATGAATAGCTTGTTTAGTGGTGCCTATCTTTCATCACTTGATTTAAGTAGTTTTGATACAAGTAATGTAACCGATATGTCTAATATGTTTGGTGGCATGACAGTACCAAAACTTGATTTCAGCTCCTTCGATACAAGTAATGTGACTGATATGTCTTACATGTTTAATGATACAGCAATTCCAGTGCTGGATTTAAGTGGCTTTAATACAATAAGCGTGAAGAATATGTCTAATATGTTCAGTAGTATTAATGACCAAAATGCGATTTCAGGATTACCGGTGACATCACTTGATTTAAGTAGCTTCAATACAAGTAATGTAACTAATATGTCTAATATGTTTAGTTCTTCAGTATTTTCAACGCTTAATTTAAAGTCTTTTGATACTAGTCAAGTGACAGATATGTCAAATATGTTTTCACAAGCAGCAATTCCAATACTAGATTTAAGTGGTTTCGATACAAGCAATGTTCAAACAATGCAGTCAATGTTTTCTGAATTGAATACAGTACAAAATGGTAGTGATGGTAAGTTTGTATATTCTCCTGCTATTTTGAATGTTTCTAATTTTAATGGTGATGGGTTAAGTGACTCCAATGCTATTAATAGTATGTTTAGTAGTGCGAGAGTCAAAGATATAAACATGCCAGATTTTAGAATCAAGTCAGAAAAAGTTACTTCAGCTAACGCAATGTTTCGAGGAATAACGGCAGACACCGTTTCTATTCCTAATTTGGAAGGTGCCAATATTGAAAATTGGTTTCAGACTTTTTTGGGTGCACGTATAAATAAACTAAATATTAGTAATTGGAATACATTAAATAATTCAAACATCAATATATTTGAAAGTGCAGTTATCAAACAAATTACATTAGGCCCAACAAATAAGTTTGCAAAGGATACGAATTTGGCCTTTAAATATGATGATGAAGGACAAGCTTATCCAGATGAAAGTGATCAATGGATCAGCATTGGTGAAAATGGAGTAATCGATAGCTCTTCAATTACCTTTTACGCTCGCCCAAGTAGTGACAATAATGGAATGGGTTTTTATTATGATGGCTCGGGCCAAACTGGAGTCAAAACTTTTGTACCAGATGTTGATATTATTGGTAAAGTTACTTTGAATGTTCCTACTACAGTTGATGGTAAAGCTGATGTAGATGTGATATATCCTGATTTATATGGGAAAGTTGGTATTCCAATCACACTCGATGTACCTGAAAAAGAAGGTTATCAAGCGGATAAGAAGACCATAACCGCAACTGTAACGGACAATGGCATCACAACTGATGATGTTATTAACTATACAAAGATTCCAACTGGAAGTAGTGGCACATCACAAAATATTTTCATTTCTGAAAGACCTCAAACCTCAAGTTTTCAAAGGATTTCCATTTATCCTGATCAAGGTAATGTAACTTTATACAAACAAGAAGGTCAGAAATTTGTACCTATCACGAATCGTGAATTGGCAGCTGGTAGTGGTTGGTATTACGATAAAGTTGCTCATGTTGGTAGTGAAAACTCTAGTATGAAGTATTATCGGGTATCAACTAATGAATGGGTCAGAGCAAACCAAGCCTATCTATACCAACCTAATAAGGTCATTATCAGAACTAAGGCTGGTGCTCCAAAACAATTAATTCATGCTGAAGGAACTTTAGTAACGAACAGAATGATTAGTTCAAATTCTGATTGGTACAGCGATTTGATTGGTAATCTTGGTGAAGGCCAATATTATCGAGTAGCTACGAATGAGTTTGTTAATAAAGCAGATGTTACAGTAATTAGAAATGCATAG
- a CDS encoding BspA family leucine-rich repeat surface protein: MRFNQLKKNPNAIIRKKLYKKGKCWVVASLLAFASGLIFLGASGFSVQADVTNSETQSQSVASVNEAQQKKVTSTDDNQTTGTKMPMSSNTSAGEQQQVTAEQTSNEAHSTSSTGSTDSTGSTDSADDEQQPIENTDTTPDDSSTGTETQQTVIKDYNPNADFVDNTNNYYMSGTDYTIPDAQVPDKIKQEGIYQRGMDGTSPYFITNENNLYFLDGTLDNNYGYKKLWGDQDLKNHILKLDTSLAKNKVYLPTDSEYIFSNLGHTNNRDDQMIVSVDLSKVDTTHVTSMDSMFRSSSIRELDLTSFNTANVFNMNFMFGGLNNSSWTEPDQMIANNYPPCNLKVSQNFVGSGLTDEGGVYDMFESANITGLRKFDFKLNPKVTDISNMFFGINANEIVVPSMDTSHVKDWDTMFSYSLVKYMDISQLDMSGNSGNNAFFDDSYIGKITLGPGNKFGNEDTLPITLKDGEKAAAPYQWISIQSNGVVDSPEKALTFYAKPQNGADGLAKYYDGSGKTGVKTFVPDVDITDKVTLNVPTTVDGKADENVTYPDLYGKVGIPITLDVPEKEGYQADKKTITATVTNNGITTDDVINYTKIPTGGTGGTQQNIFISDRPQSATTPQRISIYPDQGSVTLYKQEGQKFVPITNRELAAGSDWYYDKVAHVGSENSDMKYYRVSTNEWVRANQAYLYQPNKVIIRTKAGAPKQLIHAEGTLATSRMISPNTDWYSDLIGDLGEGQYYRVATNEFVNKADVTVIRNA; encoded by the coding sequence ATGAGATTTAATCAATTAAAAAAGAATCCTAATGCAATTATTCGAAAGAAGCTTTACAAGAAAGGTAAATGTTGGGTGGTCGCTTCATTATTGGCTTTTGCTAGTGGACTGATATTCTTAGGTGCTAGTGGTTTTTCCGTACAAGCTGATGTAACTAATTCAGAAACACAATCTCAATCTGTAGCAAGTGTTAATGAAGCTCAGCAGAAGAAGGTTACTTCAACAGATGACAATCAAACGACTGGAACAAAAATGCCTATGTCATCGAATACTTCTGCGGGAGAACAACAACAGGTTACAGCGGAACAAACTTCTAATGAAGCACACTCAACAAGTTCAACAGGTTCAACAGACTCGACGGGTTCAACAGATTCCGCCGATGACGAACAACAGCCGATAGAAAATACGGATACTACTCCTGATGATTCTTCAACTGGTACTGAAACACAACAAACGGTAATAAAAGATTATAATCCTAATGCAGATTTTGTTGATAATACTAATAATTATTACATGTCTGGAACAGACTATACGATTCCAGATGCACAAGTACCCGATAAAATTAAGCAAGAAGGTATCTATCAACGAGGTATGGACGGTACGTCACCTTATTTTATAACTAATGAAAATAATTTGTATTTTTTGGATGGAACGTTAGATAACAATTACGGGTATAAAAAATTGTGGGGTGACCAGGATTTAAAGAATCATATTCTTAAATTAGATACATCATTAGCAAAAAATAAGGTATATTTACCTACGGATTCAGAATACATCTTTTCCAATTTAGGTCATACAAATAATAGGGATGATCAGATGATTGTCAGTGTTGATTTGTCGAAAGTAGACACTACACATGTGACAAGTATGGACAGTATGTTTAGATCATCGTCAATTCGAGAACTTGATTTGACAAGCTTTAATACAGCTAATGTTTTCAATATGAACTTCATGTTTGGTGGCTTAAATAATAGTTCTTGGACAGAACCAGATCAAATGATTGCAAATAATTATCCGCCCTGCAATTTAAAAGTATCTCAAAATTTTGTAGGTTCTGGGTTGACCGATGAAGGTGGAGTTTATGATATGTTTGAATCAGCTAACATTACCGGATTACGGAAATTTGACTTTAAATTAAATCCTAAGGTTACTGATATATCTAATATGTTTTTTGGAATCAATGCAAATGAAATTGTGGTCCCATCAATGGATACATCCCATGTGAAAGATTGGGATACAATGTTTAGCTATTCCTTAGTTAAATACATGGATATCAGTCAGTTGGATATGTCAGGTAATTCTGGAAATAATGCATTCTTTGATGATTCATATATCGGGAAAATCACCTTGGGACCCGGAAATAAATTTGGAAATGAAGATACTTTGCCAATCACCCTTAAAGATGGTGAGAAAGCAGCCGCACCGTATCAATGGATTAGTATTCAAAGTAACGGAGTAGTCGATAGTCCTGAAAAGGCGTTGACATTTTATGCAAAACCTCAGAATGGAGCGGATGGTCTGGCTAAATATTATGATGGTTCAGGAAAAACTGGAGTCAAAACCTTCGTACCAGATGTTGATATCACTGATAAAGTAACATTGAATGTCCCTACGACAGTTGATGGTAAAGCCGACGAAAATGTAACATATCCTGATTTATACGGAAAAGTTGGTATTCCAATTACACTTGATGTTCCCGAAAAGGAGGGCTATCAAGCAGATAAAAAGACTATAACCGCAACTGTAACGAACAATGGCATCACAACCGATGATGTTATTAACTATACAAAGATTCCAACAGGAGGAACTGGTGGGACCCAACAAAATATTTTCATCTCTGACAGACCACAATCAGCAACCACTCCTCAAAGGATTTCCATTTATCCTGACCAAGGCAGCGTAACTTTATACAAACAAGAAGGTCAAAAATTTGTACCTATCACAAACCGTGAATTAGCAGCCGGCAGTGATTGGTATTATGATAAAGTTGCTCATGTTGGTAGTGAAAATTCTGATATGAAGTATTATCGGGTATCAACTAATGAATGGGTTAGAGCAAACCAAGCCTATCTATATCAACCTAATAAGGTCATTATCAGAACTAAGGCTGGTGCTCCAAAGCAATTGATTCACGCTGAAGGAACTTTAGCAACAAGTAGAATGATCAGTCCTAATACTGATTGGTACAGCGATTTAATTGGTGACCTTGGCGAAGGCCAATATTATCGTGTAGCAACGAATGAATTTGTTAATAAAGCAGATGTTACGGTAATTAGAAATGCGTAA